One genomic window of Acidobacteriota bacterium includes the following:
- the ligD gene encoding DNA ligase D — MAARSSDLLETYRKKRDFSRTPEPDGSKSSKKGKRNSGKLSFVIQKHDATRLHYDFRLELDGVLKSWAVTKGPSLNPADKRLAVRTEDHPLDYGSFEGVIPDGYGAGTVMLWDEGEWIPREDPHEGLKKGSLKFDLNGKRLTGGWALVLMKAKSSKDRENWLLIKERDDAVDEDHDPRETWTESVTTGHDFEEIEAAAAQGKAGMLRKADDPKFPTFVEPQLASLRDAPPEGDDWLHELKFDGYRIQALLAGRRVKLITRGGKDWTHKYPAIATALSKVDVDSAILDGELVALDEKGRSRFSALQAATNDGADAHLAYYAFDLLALNGKSLRRKPLTERKAALEKLIPAGDGTLRFSDHIDGSGARVIGKACGMGLEGIVSKKKSSAYVSGRGAGWLKSKCVGRDEFVIAGYRKSDKKGRPFASLLLGEFEDGQLLYRGRVGTGFDEATMDALAASMAPLKRKTSAFESLPADARRAAVWLTPKLVAEIAYTERTPDGVLRHPSFLGLREDKPAREVSSDKQKQAESMDNDTSGDTILGVKLTHPDRVVFDGQGATKRDIAAYMAEIAPRMLPYIKDHPVSLVRCPSGASGQCFFQKHHTDSTPDAITETKIRESDGNSASYLLLNSAEALVAAAQIGALELHIWGSRTDMLEKPDRVVIDLDPDESLGFDDVKVAALEVRDVLKSAGLETFALLTGGKGIHVVAPLERRRDWADVKAAARGLARQMERAHPERYVSEMSKKKRKGRIFIDWLRNERGATAVCPYSLRAREGAPIAVPVRWDELPRIKAANAYTLSNIRQRLASLKKDPWAGYSGLRQSISAGVLDILTRD; from the coding sequence ATGGCCGCCCGCAGCTCGGACCTTCTCGAAACCTATCGCAAGAAACGCGACTTCTCGCGCACACCGGAACCTGACGGCTCCAAAAGTTCGAAAAAGGGAAAGCGCAACAGCGGCAAGCTCTCCTTCGTCATCCAGAAACACGATGCGACCCGTCTCCACTACGATTTCCGGCTCGAACTCGACGGCGTCCTGAAAAGCTGGGCCGTCACCAAGGGCCCAAGCCTGAACCCCGCCGACAAGCGTCTCGCTGTGCGCACGGAAGATCACCCGCTCGACTATGGCAGTTTCGAAGGTGTGATCCCGGACGGTTACGGCGCCGGCACCGTCATGCTCTGGGACGAAGGGGAATGGATCCCGCGCGAGGATCCCCACGAAGGCCTGAAGAAAGGCTCGCTGAAGTTCGACCTGAACGGCAAGCGCCTCACCGGCGGCTGGGCCCTCGTGCTGATGAAGGCGAAGAGCAGCAAGGACCGCGAGAACTGGCTCCTCATTAAGGAGCGCGATGACGCCGTCGACGAAGACCACGACCCGCGCGAAACCTGGACCGAGAGCGTCACCACCGGACACGACTTCGAGGAAATCGAAGCCGCCGCCGCGCAGGGCAAGGCCGGCATGCTGCGCAAGGCGGACGACCCGAAGTTCCCAACTTTTGTGGAGCCCCAGCTGGCAAGCCTGCGCGATGCGCCGCCCGAAGGCGACGACTGGCTGCACGAGTTGAAATTCGACGGCTACCGGATCCAGGCCCTGCTCGCCGGCCGCCGTGTGAAACTGATCACGCGCGGCGGCAAGGACTGGACCCACAAGTATCCCGCGATCGCCACCGCACTTTCAAAGGTCGACGTGGACTCCGCCATCCTCGACGGCGAACTCGTCGCGCTCGACGAAAAGGGTCGCAGCCGCTTCTCCGCCCTGCAAGCCGCCACCAATGACGGCGCCGACGCACACCTTGCCTACTACGCCTTCGACCTGCTGGCGCTCAACGGCAAGAGCCTGCGCCGCAAGCCGCTGACCGAGCGCAAGGCCGCGCTCGAGAAACTCATTCCCGCAGGCGACGGCACTTTGCGCTTTTCCGACCATATTGACGGCAGCGGCGCACGCGTGATCGGCAAGGCCTGCGGCATGGGCCTCGAAGGCATCGTCTCGAAGAAGAAATCGTCCGCCTACGTCTCAGGCCGCGGCGCCGGATGGCTGAAATCCAAATGCGTCGGACGCGACGAATTCGTCATCGCCGGATACCGGAAGTCCGACAAGAAAGGCCGCCCCTTCGCCTCGCTCCTCCTCGGCGAGTTCGAAGACGGCCAGCTCCTCTATCGCGGCCGCGTCGGCACCGGCTTTGACGAGGCAACAATGGACGCGCTCGCAGCTTCCATGGCGCCCCTGAAGCGCAAGACGTCGGCCTTCGAGAGCCTCCCCGCCGACGCCCGCCGTGCCGCCGTCTGGCTGACTCCCAAGCTCGTCGCCGAGATCGCTTACACCGAGCGCACCCCCGACGGCGTCCTGCGCCATCCGAGTTTTCTCGGATTGCGCGAAGATAAGCCGGCGCGCGAGGTATCATCCGACAAGCAGAAACAGGCCGAATCAATGGACAACGACACTTCCGGCGACACGATCCTCGGCGTGAAGCTGACGCATCCTGACCGCGTCGTCTTCGATGGCCAGGGCGCGACCAAACGGGACATCGCCGCCTACATGGCGGAGATCGCGCCGCGCATGCTGCCCTATATCAAGGACCATCCAGTCAGCCTCGTGCGCTGCCCGTCCGGCGCGTCCGGACAGTGTTTCTTCCAGAAACACCACACGGACTCGACGCCGGACGCGATCACCGAAACGAAGATCAGGGAAAGCGACGGGAATTCCGCCAGCTACCTTCTGCTGAACTCCGCCGAAGCACTCGTCGCCGCCGCCCAGATCGGCGCTCTGGAGCTGCACATCTGGGGCTCGCGCACCGACATGCTGGAAAAGCCGGACCGGGTCGTCATCGATCTGGACCCGGATGAAAGCCTCGGCTTCGACGACGTCAAGGTCGCCGCCCTCGAAGTACGTGATGTGCTGAAGAGCGCTGGCCTTGAGACCTTTGCGCTGCTGACCGGCGGCAAGGGCATCCATGTCGTCGCGCCGCTCGAACGCCGCCGCGACTGGGCTGACGTGAAGGCCGCCGCGCGCGGCCTCGCCCGCCAGATGGAACGGGCGCACCCGGAGCGCTACGTCTCGGAGATGTCCAAGAAGAAGCGCAAGGGCCGCATCTTCATCGACTGGCTGCGAAACGAACGCGGCGCCACCGCCGTCTGCCCCTATTCCCTGCGCGCACGCGAAGGCGCACCGATCGCCGTGCCGGTGCGCTGGGATGAGCTTCCGCGCATCAAGGCCGCAAACGCCTACACGCTGTCGAACATCCGCCAGCGTCTCGCGTCCCTGAAGAAAGATCCGTGGGCGGGGTATTCAGGCCTTCGCCAGTCGATTTCGGCCGGCGTGCTGGACATCCTCACCCGCGACTGA
- the hemB gene encoding porphobilinogen synthase has translation MTQFPQSFPATRMRRLRQASWVRALTAEHVLTPADLVWAVFVHDGEGRVPVTSLPGVDRLSVKEAAGAAKRARALGIPAIAVFPYIGPEGKDAEGTGALSPDGLVPRALKAMKDAAPEVGLITDVALDAYTSHGHDGLLDEDGTIPNDATVERLVTQALVHVGAGADVVAPSDMMDGRIGAIRAAFEEEGFTNAMILAYAAKYASGFYGPYREAIGSAAALKGDKKTYQQDPSNTDEALREVALDLAEGADMVMVKPGLPYLDIVHRVSTTFGVPTLAYQVSGEYAQIMAAAQNGWIDGDRVMMETLLSFKRAGASGVITYFAEKAGVVLNG, from the coding sequence ATGACCCAGTTTCCCCAGTCCTTTCCCGCCACCCGGATGCGCCGCCTGCGCCAGGCGTCCTGGGTGCGCGCCCTCACCGCCGAACATGTGCTGACCCCGGCAGACCTCGTCTGGGCGGTATTCGTCCATGACGGCGAGGGCCGCGTGCCTGTGACTTCACTGCCGGGTGTCGACCGGCTCAGCGTCAAGGAAGCCGCCGGCGCGGCGAAGCGCGCCAGGGCGCTCGGTATCCCCGCGATCGCCGTGTTCCCGTATATCGGCCCGGAGGGCAAGGACGCCGAAGGCACCGGCGCCCTGTCGCCGGACGGCCTCGTCCCGCGCGCCCTGAAGGCCATGAAGGACGCCGCTCCGGAAGTCGGCCTCATCACCGACGTCGCCCTCGACGCCTATACCAGCCACGGCCATGACGGCCTGCTCGACGAGGACGGCACCATCCCGAACGACGCCACTGTCGAACGCCTCGTCACGCAAGCTCTCGTGCATGTCGGCGCCGGCGCCGACGTCGTCGCGCCCTCCGACATGATGGACGGCCGCATCGGCGCCATCCGCGCCGCCTTCGAGGAAGAGGGCTTCACCAACGCCATGATCCTCGCCTACGCCGCCAAGTATGCCAGCGGCTTCTACGGCCCCTACCGCGAAGCCATCGGCTCGGCCGCCGCCCTCAAGGGCGACAAGAAAACCTACCAGCAGGATCCTTCGAACACGGACGAAGCCTTGCGCGAAGTCGCGCTCGACCTCGCCGAGGGCGCCGACATGGTCATGGTGAAACCCGGCCTGCCCTATCTCGACATCGTCCACCGCGTCTCCACCACCTTCGGCGTGCCGACGCTCGCCTACCAGGTCTCCGGCGAATACGCCCAGATCATGGCCGCCGCCCAGAACGGCTGGATAGATGGCGACCGTGTCATGATGGAGACTTTATTATCCTTCAAGCGCGCCGGGGCCTCAGGTGTCATAACTTATTTTGCCGAGAAGGCGGGCGTGGTACTGAACGGGTGA
- a CDS encoding TRAP transporter substrate-binding protein translates to MINRRNLVGAGLLGAAGAAATFANPKTGEALSGPAISRNRRRFNMVTTWPKGLPGLGRAAERLSEFVFAMSDGLMEIKVFAAGELVPPFESFDAVANGSADMYHGADYYWTAKSTAFPFFTAVPFGMTAQEIMGWIDFGGGQELWDELAGQFGIKSLQGANTGHQMGGWFRKEIRGLNDFVGLKMRIPGQGGEVLRALGGASVALAGGEIYQALQTGAIDATEWVGPWNDYALGFHREAPYYYGPGFHEPGASLAVGINRGVWDSLIPSEQAILKAACAACNHLSLGEFTYQNSVHLDLLVREHGTQLRSFPEEVVKRMSEAAYDVRAASGKDGIEKRIYESFETSLKLMRGWAGVSDGPYYAARALGK, encoded by the coding sequence ATGATCAACCGCCGCAACCTGGTTGGCGCGGGGCTGCTCGGCGCGGCCGGCGCCGCCGCCACCTTCGCCAATCCGAAAACCGGCGAGGCGCTCTCCGGCCCCGCGATCAGCCGCAACCGCCGCCGCTTCAACATGGTCACCACTTGGCCGAAGGGCCTGCCCGGCCTCGGCCGCGCGGCCGAGCGCCTATCGGAATTTGTCTTCGCGATGTCGGACGGCCTGATGGAGATCAAGGTCTTTGCCGCCGGCGAGCTTGTGCCGCCCTTCGAAAGCTTCGACGCGGTCGCCAACGGCTCGGCCGACATGTACCACGGCGCCGACTATTACTGGACCGCCAAGTCCACCGCCTTCCCCTTCTTCACCGCCGTGCCCTTCGGCATGACGGCGCAGGAGATCATGGGCTGGATCGATTTCGGCGGCGGCCAGGAACTCTGGGATGAGCTCGCCGGCCAGTTCGGCATCAAGTCCCTGCAGGGCGCCAATACCGGCCACCAGATGGGCGGCTGGTTCCGCAAGGAAATCCGTGGGCTGAACGATTTCGTCGGCCTCAAGATGCGCATCCCCGGCCAGGGCGGCGAAGTCCTCCGCGCGCTCGGCGGCGCCTCGGTCGCCCTCGCCGGCGGCGAGATCTACCAGGCCCTCCAGACCGGCGCGATTGACGCCACCGAATGGGTCGGCCCCTGGAACGACTACGCCCTCGGCTTCCACCGTGAGGCGCCCTACTATTACGGTCCCGGCTTCCACGAACCGGGCGCCAGCCTCGCCGTCGGCATCAACCGCGGCGTCTGGGACAGCCTGATCCCCAGCGAGCAGGCGATCCTGAAAGCGGCCTGCGCCGCCTGCAACCACCTCTCGCTCGGCGAATTCACCTACCAGAACTCGGTGCATCTCGACCTCCTCGTGCGCGAACACGGCACCCAGCTTCGTTCGTTCCCGGAGGAAGTGGTCAAGCGCATGTCGGAGGCCGCCTACGACGTGCGCGCCGCCAGCGGCAAGGACGGCATCGAAAAGCGCATCTATGAAAGCTTCGAGACCTCGCTGAAGCTGATGCGCGGCTGGGCCGGCGTCTCCGACGGGCCGTACTACGCCGCCCGCGCGCTCGGCAAATAG
- a CDS encoding NAD(P)-dependent oxidoreductase, which translates to MARTAFLGLGVMGFHMAGHLAKAGHQVSVWNRSPEKAAAWTGVHRGEAAKDPASAVFGAEFVLMCLGDDPDVRAVFEAFEPSLGAGMTVIDHTTASAGLARELAARCKAKGARFIDAPVSGGEAGAINGKLTIMCGGEDTAFAAAEPVMNAFARKITLIGETGAGQLAKSVNQICIAGIVQGLAEGLHFAEAAGLDAAKVIEAISGGAAQSWQMENRWKTMTEGKFDFGFAVDWMRKDLRITLDAARETGASLPLTATVDQYYADVQAMGGARWDTSSLIARLGRKPD; encoded by the coding sequence ATGGCGCGCACGGCTTTCCTGGGACTCGGGGTCATGGGTTTCCACATGGCCGGGCATCTGGCCAAGGCGGGCCATCAGGTCAGCGTCTGGAACCGCTCGCCGGAGAAGGCGGCAGCCTGGACCGGGGTGCACCGGGGCGAGGCGGCGAAGGATCCGGCCTCGGCGGTGTTCGGCGCGGAGTTCGTGCTGATGTGCCTCGGCGATGATCCGGACGTGCGGGCGGTGTTCGAGGCATTCGAGCCGAGCCTCGGGGCGGGGATGACGGTGATCGACCATACCACGGCCTCGGCGGGCCTCGCCCGCGAGCTGGCGGCGCGGTGCAAGGCGAAGGGCGCGCGCTTCATCGATGCGCCGGTTTCCGGCGGTGAGGCGGGCGCGATCAACGGCAAGCTGACCATCATGTGCGGCGGCGAGGACACGGCGTTTGCGGCGGCCGAGCCGGTGATGAATGCGTTCGCGCGCAAGATAACCCTGATTGGGGAGACGGGCGCCGGGCAGCTGGCGAAATCGGTCAACCAGATCTGCATTGCGGGGATCGTGCAGGGCCTCGCCGAAGGGCTGCACTTTGCGGAAGCGGCGGGGCTGGACGCGGCCAAGGTGATCGAGGCGATCTCGGGCGGCGCGGCGCAGAGCTGGCAGATGGAGAACCGCTGGAAGACGATGACCGAGGGCAAGTTCGATTTCGGCTTTGCGGTCGACTGGATGCGCAAGGACCTTCGCATCACGCTGGACGCCGCGCGCGAGACCGGCGCGAGCCTGCCGCTGACGGCGACGGTGGACCAGTACTATGCCGATGTGCAGGCGATGGGCGGCGCGCGCTGGGATACGTCGAGCCTGATCGCCCGTCTCGGCCGGAAGCCGGACTGA
- a CDS encoding Ku protein: protein MAQRAYWKGHLRLSLVNIGIELYTATASASRVSLHQIHKPSGKRIRYEKVVEGVGPVDHDEIVKGFETSKDEYVILEPDELDEIKLESKRTIDLVQFVDACEIDPRYFEKPYYVVPAGDEVAAEGFTVIREALRKAKMVGLGQMAVRGRDYVVAIRPCGDGLLLETLRFANEIRDSDTVFDDIPDMKPDKEMMDLASELIERKVAPFKAEAFKSKYAAALRALIKEKQESGAVAEDTSGDRASGGAKVIDLMEALKKSVASEKGSASAKTLSSSKKTTTRKKPASKAKPKSKAKSSKAA, encoded by the coding sequence ATGGCACAGCGCGCATACTGGAAGGGCCACCTGCGCCTTTCCCTCGTGAACATCGGCATCGAGCTCTACACGGCGACCGCATCCGCTAGCCGCGTCTCGTTGCACCAGATCCACAAGCCCTCCGGCAAGCGCATCCGCTACGAGAAGGTCGTCGAGGGCGTCGGCCCGGTCGACCATGACGAGATCGTCAAAGGCTTCGAGACCAGCAAGGACGAATACGTGATCCTCGAGCCGGACGAGCTCGACGAAATCAAACTCGAAAGCAAGCGCACCATCGACCTCGTCCAGTTCGTCGACGCCTGCGAGATCGACCCGCGCTATTTCGAGAAGCCTTACTATGTTGTCCCGGCCGGCGACGAAGTCGCCGCCGAAGGCTTCACGGTCATTCGCGAAGCGCTGCGCAAGGCCAAGATGGTCGGCCTCGGCCAGATGGCCGTCCGCGGGCGCGATTATGTCGTAGCCATCCGACCCTGCGGCGACGGCCTGTTGCTGGAGACGCTGCGCTTCGCCAACGAGATCCGCGACAGTGATACGGTGTTCGACGACATCCCGGACATGAAGCCCGACAAGGAGATGATGGACCTCGCCAGCGAACTGATCGAGCGCAAGGTCGCGCCCTTCAAGGCGGAAGCCTTCAAGTCGAAATACGCCGCCGCCCTGCGCGCGCTCATCAAGGAGAAGCAGGAATCGGGCGCCGTCGCGGAAGACACGTCGGGTGATCGCGCCTCCGGCGGCGCCAAGGTGATCGACCTGATGGAAGCGCTCAAGAAGAGTGTCGCGAGCGAGAAAGGCAGTGCGTCTGCGAAGACGCTTTCATCATCAAAGAAGACAACGACCCGGAAGAAGCCAGCCTCCAAGGCGAAGCCAAAGTCGAAAGCCAAGTCCTCGAAGGCGGCTTGA
- a CDS encoding arginyltransferase: MKFTDSHLLPAGLERSLRFYVTNPSPCPYLPDRKERKAFTNLAIAEADAVHNVLSQSGFRRSQSIAYRPACLRCNACRSVRVPTRDFHVSRNDRRVIQRNESLVRRPVVSQATREQFRLLKSYVKTRHDNGGMSEMTYRDYVAMVGGSPVQSLIFEYRDGPDDTAPLVACSITDVLRDGFSMVYTFFDPEKADRSLGHHVILDHIKHAQELGLPHVYLGYWVKGSPKMAYKRRYQPLEVLDGDRWRLLRDDE, from the coding sequence ATGAAGTTCACGGATTCCCATCTGTTGCCGGCCGGCCTTGAGCGGTCGCTGAGGTTCTACGTCACGAACCCCAGCCCGTGCCCGTATTTGCCGGATCGCAAGGAACGCAAGGCGTTCACGAACCTCGCCATTGCGGAAGCAGATGCCGTCCACAACGTACTCAGCCAGTCCGGGTTCCGCCGCAGCCAGTCGATCGCCTACCGCCCCGCCTGCCTGCGCTGCAACGCCTGCCGCAGCGTGCGCGTGCCGACGCGCGACTTCCATGTCAGCCGGAATGACCGCCGCGTCATCCAGCGCAACGAGTCGCTGGTGCGCCGCCCGGTCGTCTCGCAGGCCACCCGCGAACAGTTCCGCCTCCTGAAATCCTACGTGAAGACGCGCCACGACAATGGCGGCATGTCGGAGATGACCTACCGGGACTATGTCGCCATGGTCGGCGGCAGCCCGGTCCAGAGCCTGATCTTCGAATACCGCGATGGTCCGGACGACACGGCGCCCCTGGTCGCCTGCTCGATCACCGACGTGCTGCGAGACGGCTTCTCGATGGTCTACACCTTCTTCGATCCCGAAAAGGCTGACCGCAGCCTTGGCCACCATGTGATCCTCGATCACATCAAGCACGCGCAGGAGCTTGGCCTGCCGCACGTCTATCTCGGCTACTGGGTCAAGGGCAGCCCGAAGATGGCGTACAAACGTCGCTATCAGCCACTGGAAGTGCTTGACGGCGACCGCTGGCGGCTCTTGAGAGACGACGAGTAA
- a CDS encoding OmpA family protein: MPALPARKLGTWKMAYADFLTALMAFFLLMWLVSGVSPDDRSAIAAKFRLKDAAVPAAALAPEGSEAADLLGLLQLSETLKAAGESVILTVEPDGVRLDLVDTAGRPLFESASGALSAEGAALVAAAATTLAPLANALSIEGHTDAFSLTRTGYSNWELSTDRANEARRLLEAGGVDPARFQAVTGLADTHPLDPGQPHLAVNRRISLKVHLGAQP, encoded by the coding sequence ATGCCTGCCCTCCCGGCCCGCAAGCTCGGGACCTGGAAAATGGCGTATGCCGACTTCCTGACCGCCCTGATGGCCTTCTTCCTCCTGATGTGGCTGGTCAGCGGCGTCTCCCCGGATGATCGCAGCGCCATCGCCGCCAAGTTCCGCCTGAAGGACGCAGCCGTCCCCGCCGCCGCCCTCGCGCCGGAAGGCTCCGAAGCCGCCGACCTGCTGGGCCTGCTGCAGCTTTCCGAGACCCTCAAGGCTGCCGGCGAAAGCGTCATCCTGACCGTCGAGCCGGACGGCGTGCGCCTCGATCTCGTCGATACGGCAGGCCGCCCCCTGTTCGAAAGCGCCAGCGGCGCCCTGTCGGCCGAAGGCGCAGCCCTGGTTGCCGCCGCCGCCACGACGCTGGCGCCCCTGGCCAACGCCCTTTCCATCGAAGGCCACACCGATGCCTTCAGCCTGACCCGGACTGGCTATTCCAACTGGGAACTGTCGACCGACCGGGCCAACGAGGCCCGCCGCCTGCTCGAAGCCGGCGGGGTCGACCCGGCCCGCTTCCAGGCGGTAACCGGTCTCGCCGACACTCACCCCCTCGATCCGGGCCAGCCGCACCTCGCGGTGAACCGCCGGATCAGCCTGAAAGTTCATCTCGGCGCCCAGCCGTGA
- a CDS encoding peptidylprolyl isomerase, producing the protein MTQAQPGDTVHLHYTGTLPDGTTFDSSEGREPLVFQVGAGQIIKGLDAAIPGMAVGETKKVEVACDEAYGPVNPNMRQDVPRADFPKDVPSEVGTRLQMRTQSGDPVPVTVVESNDKVVTLDANHPLAGKDLIFEIELVSVQKAA; encoded by the coding sequence ATGACACAGGCTCAACCCGGTGACACCGTACACCTTCACTATACCGGCACACTGCCCGACGGCACGACCTTTGACAGCTCCGAGGGGCGCGAGCCGCTCGTCTTCCAGGTCGGCGCAGGCCAGATCATCAAGGGTCTCGATGCCGCCATTCCCGGCATGGCTGTCGGCGAGACGAAAAAGGTCGAAGTCGCGTGCGACGAAGCCTACGGGCCGGTGAACCCGAACATGCGCCAGGATGTACCGCGTGCGGACTTTCCGAAGGACGTGCCTTCGGAGGTTGGCACACGCTTGCAGATGCGCACGCAGTCTGGCGATCCCGTCCCAGTGACCGTCGTCGAATCGAACGACAAGGTCGTCACGCTCGATGCGAACCATCCGCTGGCGGGCAAGGACCTGATCTTCGAGATCGAGCTGGTCTCGGTGCAGAAGGCGGCCTGA
- a CDS encoding GNAT family N-acetyltransferase, translated as MSMRRLPDGYTLTPAAPEDIADLVFTDLAASRLFEGTGYLPDDALTDHVPIPTLEAAMQLRHLTVVRHKGDAVGFALTSERGATLYLDQISVDPRHGRKGLGGELMRHVIKDAARRGLKSVTLSTFRDLAWNGPFYRSLGFRELPRSKLLPWMTEIETIQVENGLDVSKRCFMVRRAGWL; from the coding sequence ATGTCAATGCGACGCCTGCCGGATGGATATACCCTGACCCCGGCCGCCCCCGAGGACATCGCCGATCTCGTCTTTACCGACCTCGCGGCCAGCCGCCTGTTTGAGGGCACCGGTTACCTGCCCGACGACGCCCTGACCGACCATGTGCCCATCCCCACGCTCGAAGCGGCCATGCAGCTGCGCCACCTGACGGTGGTCCGGCACAAGGGCGACGCGGTCGGCTTCGCGCTGACCTCCGAGCGCGGCGCCACCCTCTATCTCGACCAGATCAGCGTCGACCCCAGGCATGGCCGCAAGGGCCTCGGCGGCGAGCTGATGCGCCATGTCATCAAGGATGCCGCCCGGCGCGGCCTCAAGAGCGTGACCCTGTCGACCTTCCGCGACCTCGCCTGGAACGGCCCGTTCTATCGCAGCCTCGGCTTCCGCGAATTGCCGCGCAGCAAGCTGCTGCCCTGGATGACGGAGATCGAGACAATCCAGGTCGAGAACGGGCTGGATGTCTCGAAGCGCTGCTTCATGGTGCGGCGCGCGGGCTGGTTGTGA
- a CDS encoding TIGR00341 family protein, producing MGICRIDLHVPDGEAFDLALRAVKAADPFDYVVLQPEQTDRKLVHVYMRDGPAQALLDNLQTVLEKRKDWRITVASLDVTIPKLPEPKDEKKAARAQNTREELYVKVSSDAKLDWNFVIMVVLSTIVAAIGLASDGVAAVIGAMVIAPLLGPILGFAMGAALGDLALLRKGMITLLAGISIALAVSLVLAFFLPPNWESRELMSRAEVRLDGLALAMAAGGAAALSMTRGASATLVGVMVAAALLPPGAAIGLFAGYGQGTLALRATLLLSLNVAALILSALLVFRLSKIRPRTWIEQQHAKRAVWLNAGLSALFLLVSVALIVLLDLGKAVQIGN from the coding sequence ATGGGCATCTGCCGCATCGACCTGCACGTGCCGGACGGCGAGGCGTTCGACCTCGCGCTGCGCGCGGTGAAGGCGGCGGACCCGTTCGACTATGTGGTGCTGCAGCCGGAACAGACCGACCGCAAGCTGGTGCACGTCTACATGCGCGACGGGCCGGCGCAGGCGCTGCTCGACAATCTCCAGACCGTGCTCGAGAAGCGCAAGGACTGGCGGATCACGGTCGCCTCGCTCGACGTGACGATCCCGAAACTGCCGGAACCGAAGGACGAGAAGAAGGCGGCGCGCGCGCAGAACACGCGCGAGGAGCTGTACGTGAAGGTGTCGAGCGATGCGAAGCTCGACTGGAACTTCGTCATCATGGTGGTGCTGTCGACCATCGTGGCGGCGATCGGGCTGGCGTCTGACGGCGTCGCGGCGGTGATCGGGGCGATGGTGATTGCGCCGCTGCTGGGGCCGATCCTCGGCTTTGCGATGGGCGCGGCGCTCGGCGACCTGGCGCTGCTGCGCAAGGGGATGATCACGCTGCTGGCGGGCATCAGCATTGCGCTGGCGGTGTCGCTGGTGCTGGCGTTCTTCCTGCCGCCGAACTGGGAGAGCCGGGAGCTGATGTCGCGCGCCGAGGTGCGCCTGGACGGGCTGGCGCTGGCAATGGCGGCGGGCGGGGCGGCGGCGCTGTCGATGACGCGCGGGGCCTCGGCGACGCTGGTGGGTGTGATGGTGGCGGCGGCGTTGTTGCCGCCCGGCGCGGCGATCGGTCTGTTCGCCGGCTATGGGCAGGGCACGCTGGCGCTCCGCGCCACGCTGCTGCTCAGCCTCAACGTTGCCGCGCTGATCCTGTCGGCCTTGCTGGTGTTCCGGCTCAGCAAGATCCGTCCACGGACCTGGATCGAGCAGCAGCATGCGAAGCGAGCGGTGTGGCTGAATGCGGGTCTCTCCGCGCTGTTCCTGCTCGTCTCGGTAGCGCTGATCGTGCTACTGGATCTCGGCAAAGCTGTTCAGATCGGCAACTGA
- a CDS encoding DUF1801 domain-containing protein has protein sequence MAKYEPKTKATEIKPKDFVASLEDGPRKRDAQKLLPWMEKVTGLKAKMWGPSIIGFGRYQYEYDSGHSGEMCMTGFSPRKANMVVYILSGYKGLEEKLARLGPHKTGKSCLYLGSLDKVDMDVLEEIVRDGVTYVRKNYKTSDA, from the coding sequence ATGGCGAAGTACGAACCGAAGACCAAGGCGACCGAGATCAAACCGAAGGACTTCGTCGCTTCGCTGGAAGACGGCCCGCGCAAGCGCGATGCGCAGAAGCTGTTGCCCTGGATGGAGAAGGTGACCGGCCTCAAGGCGAAGATGTGGGGCCCGAGCATCATCGGTTTCGGGCGCTACCAGTATGAATATGACAGCGGCCATTCCGGCGAAATGTGCATGACCGGCTTCAGTCCGCGCAAGGCCAACATGGTTGTCTATATCCTGTCAGGCTACAAAGGCCTTGAAGAGAAGCTCGCGCGGCTCGGGCCGCACAAGACCGGAAAAAGCTGTCTCTATCTGGGCAGTCTCGACAAGGTCGACATGGACGTGCTCGAAGAGATCGTGCGGGACGGCGTCACCTACGTTCGCAAGAACTACAAGACTTCCGACGCCTGA